Within the Arachis duranensis cultivar V14167 chromosome 10, aradu.V14167.gnm2.J7QH, whole genome shotgun sequence genome, the region GGACGTGTGGTATGGAGGAGAGTTTTAGTGCAACAGTGGATTCTAGTGGTAGTAGCCTCGTAGAAGTAtcgaaaaagaggaagaagaaattcaTGACACCAACTTGTAACTGTGGCACTTACATCATCTTATTCGAGTCTCACACTTTAGAGAATCCAaataggttttttttttgtgtttataCTTCAAGGTATGATTTTGTAGATAATTTTACAGTTGAGTTAGATGTTGTTTATAACtcaagtttttgaaaattaaataatgagttattCATGATTTATTATTGTATGTATAAAGTTTCTAACAAAGCCATTTAGGAACAAAGGAAAAGACATTGACTTATATGCATGTATCTATTACTTGTATAATAGGCGTGGCTTATTAAGCCAGGTGTCGCTCTCACGTTTATTTGGaataaaaacaatgaaaaagtaGTAAcctaaaagtaaaatttattttttctgtctCTGCGCTGCTCCGTCTCTCTCGCTTCTTCGTTTCTCACTCTCTCTCTATGTTTCCTTCCTTCATCGTCTCAGTCTCTCACTCTGTCTATGGATCTCCCCCAGGTTTTGTATGTCTCTTCAATCTTCACCAATTTCTTTCTTCATTGTGCTGAAATCACTAATCCCTACGGCCCCCACCTAAAACCCTAATCCTAGCTACTGGAATTTGTTATCTGAAAGCACAGAGAAGGAGGACGCAGTGGAGGCAGCAGACCTCTCCGAAATCCTCAACCCAACCGAGCTAAGCGGATTATTCGTCGGAGAGCACAGTTTTGACGATGGTGATGGTGGGTATCAGCCGGGGAAATGCTCGTGATGATGAGCGACTACCATGTTCGGTCGATATCTCAATTGTCGGTCTCCTTGTGCAAGGTATTCTGCCGATCTCTGTGTTTGTCTGGTACTGCATGTTTAATGTCGTTGATTTAGGGTTTCCTTTGTGGGTTGGTGGTCTTTGATTTGGGGTTTGGTATGTTATTTGTTTTTCGAATGTTTGAGTTGTTCTGATGGTTGACTCTCATCAATTTGAAGTATATTGGTTTTTCTTATCTACTGTTGCTGGGAAAAAGCCTCTACCTTTATTAGTCTTGGAAGATTCCCAACCACTTTGGTCGTTGATTTAGGTTTTGTGTGGCGTCGCATTGCTTCCGTGTATCTTCCCCGTTATTGCACTCTGATTCGCTCACCAGAATAGGTTAGATATCGGATGCTTCGTCGTCgtgttttttaggatttctttgattttgtttCAAACAAATGTTAATTACTATTATGTATATTGTGATCTGTTGAtatatgaaaatatataagagatTAATTGAGTATCCAGCTGGATTCTGATATGAGATTGCATCGCAGTTCTAGGGAAACAGAAATGAGTTCAGAACGTCTACAagaaaattaagttaaataatttttcttcttgcttatatttatataaattatatttaattttttttttatggtttaataatttttttagataatgcATATTTTAGAACGAGTGAAATGAGAAGAATCGGTTGATTgtagaaagagaaaaagcttTTGGCTTTTTTTGAAGTTAAAGATGGTTTCTGATATATATTTAGTggttataatattttatatgctaAAGTTTTTGCTTATTTTATGGGTTGTTAGGTTAATATAATACATTGGAATGAGGAGTTATGTTGAGATAATTTTGctttttttggttttaatttctatttatctCTTATGAAAATTTGCAATCACTTTGTTGCCTTAGCTTGATTGTATATACGTTTTTGTTTCACATGGAAATATGGCTGGGGTGTTGATCTGATTTGAGAAAAGTGGGAGAAAAGATAATTgtaggaagaagaaagaaagcatttgTGCTTTCAACAAGTGCGGTGATTTGATAGGATCTCAAGGGTGGTTTGACtgttgatatttattttattttgactgttgatactatatcaatttttaatctttttattatgaatggcatttttttatcttgaaactTATTTTCCTCAATTGGGGACTCTTCGATGCAAATGGTGCACCTAATTATATTTTACACTTGACTAGATCAGATACACTCTTAGCAAATGATATCAGCAACCAAACTTTCTGCATTGGAAAGAAGGGTGCTGATCCGAAGATGTTGCATCCTGCACTAGATTGGACGTGTGGACTGGGCAAAGTGGAATGCTCTGCTATACGGCAGGGACAACCATGTGATGAACCAGACAATGTGATTGCATATTCCACTTACGCTTTTGATAGTTACTATCATAAGAAGGGAAAGACTCCTGATTCCTGTGACTTCAATGGAGTGACTACTATCTCCACCACGGATCCAAGTCTGGTGCTATAtgcattttttagtttaatttagcaTTGATTAGTTTAAAAGCTCCAATAAAGTTCTTTTATTGTGcacaaattttcaattagtCTCTATAGCTTAAATATGAATAATTAACTGCTTATACTGTGCAAAATTTTTATGTCAAAAACAGCGATTCTCATTTAATATATAAGGACTTGAATAGGAAACGTCTATTCAAATGAACTTGATTAAAAAACATTTATACCATATAGGGATTTGATTACAAATGTGTAAAACTATAGAAACCCAAATGAGAGATGAACGAATCTAGAGATCTCTAGAGTAATTTTTTTACGAGTGATACATTTTTATCCACTCATTTTCAGATAGTAAATGAGGTCAACAGTTGAGGATACTATTATTTGTTATGTTCTGTGTCTGTTTCTCtcattttttatgttcttatctACTTAGTTTTTTAGTGCAGAGATACTAATCATTTATTGAagtttttttgtctttttttttctgtttttggttatGAAATGTTTATTTTCTCTCGAAAAATATTCTTTTCTCTCGGCCAagaaatttttaactttaatagaaaaccatatatttattttagtttcaccGATGATAtcaaataacttttaaaatttggatTACTCATGCCATGTTTCTTAATTTTGTGCTTTCTATTTCtcgatttttaaaatatataatttgatgcCTTTGGAATAATAAAATACTTTTGTTGTAAAAAGTGAGAAAACCTATAAAATTTGATATGGTACAATTCCAACTGCTGTCGTCCTCATTTTGTATCTTGAGAAGTCGTTACctgtttctttattattttttattttcgttaTTTCTGTTTgtccttttatttttgtcacAACCAAATTGAGTTTCAAAGTCACATGTATACCTTTTTTATGCTGTTCTCTTCAGAATCAAATATTCCTTTGTACATGACTCATCACTGAGGTTTTATCCATAATTATTTCAGCCTTATTTATTCTTGGATAGTgatttaagtaattaattagtGTTGTTGTTCTGTCTATTTTTTCACCATCTGCTTCACATTGGAGCTATTTATCTCATATATTTGTAATTGATGAATGATGCTTTTTTACGCAgttaattttgaagaattgTTGTATTAAAATAGTGgtaaattctttaaaaatcgGTGTGGTGTAATTTCACTCAGGCTGGTAAGCattctatttttattgattcattcgtttattccttttttttcttgtgttgtttgatttaattttttattatttgacacCTGTTTCTACTATTGCTCTACCGTGCTATTAGGCTAGGGTTTAGAGAGACGAGTACCGATTTCTGGGAGAGATTTGTCGAGTGACCGAAAGATATTTAGCTTTACAAGTTTGATTTCTCTCTTCTGATTCTCAGATTTGATGATGTCGGCGGTGAAGATCTTCAATTAGATCTCGGAGGTTAGTTGGGTTTATCttgatttaggatttctcaTGTATTTTAGGATTTCTCATGTATTCTAGAAATTGTAGGCATTAGATTGAATTTGGGTTTCTAATATGTAATTCATAGTagttttgaataattttaattatttatttgaacaCCATCTTCATGAAGAgagattttttttctattaaatgGAAAGGAGAAACAAGAGGATAAAGTGAAGAGGGTGCAACAACAGGAAGAACATTTTTAGCGTGTTAAGGTAAGAATTAATGTGTTTCTTTCTCAGAGAATATATtcagttaaaatttatttatcttcaGAAAATGAGAAGAATTTGATGAACAATATTCTCTTACCattataaataatatctttGGATGATCATGAACCCTGAAACAGcttttaataaaaattgtaaCTTAAAAGTGTTATAGACTCTGCTCCTAAttgattaatttttctttggagATTAAAGAAAAGTTCCTTTGTTGTACATAAATGCATAATTCTTTTAGCTTTGTTAGTTAAAAGTGGCTAATTTTTTAGTTCTAGCAGCAACTGAAACAGAAgcatgtgaaaaaaaaaaacacaatgaTCTTGAGACGCATAATAAGAGCTATATACACTTCATATGAAAATACTTCAATTGCTCTCCAAATATCCTAGAAATTGTAGGCATCAGATTGAATTTGGTTTTCTAATATATAATTCATAGTAGctttgaataattttaatttttttttgaactcTCTCTTCATGAAGAGAGATTCTTTTTCGATTTTCTGTTAGGTTCTTCATTTTCAGTATGCAATGATTTTATTAGGGTTTGCAATTGTGTTTCTGATTTTTCATTGGGGTTTGCGTGTTTCCACGATGATTTCAAACTTAATTGGATCATTTTTGTGTAGTTAAATATGAGTTTTGTAATTTTCTGTTGATTTTAATACtcaattttttataatgtaGACTGAACTATTGAGCTATTAATACTCATACACACTTCATCTTATTTATTGTTTGATTAgttattttgttgaattttttatttctttaatcttTTCATGGATGGGTCTGGAGCTTGGTTGTTGGATGAAGTTTTGATCATGGCCCTCTTTCTCCTTCTgtgctttctttcttctataCCCCACTTTGTTTTAGGGTTAGGTTTAGAGAGGGATGATTTGTGAGAGTGATTGCTGATTGGAATATGGGTAAAATTGAAAAGCTGGATTTGTGGTCATGGAGCTGTCTTTTCGCTTTCATGATGGCAACTGTGAGGTGATCCAATAGATGCGACAGGTTTGTAGGCATTAGATTGATTTAAGTTTTCTAATGATGTATTCATTAGGACGTTTGCTCTATTAGGtcttcctttgttttcttcaattTGTTGTTGAAAAAAGCTACAACAATAATAGAagtataatatctaaaattagtttcagtatttaaagtatataattataaatttgagaaTCAATTCGGGAATAAGGAAGTTTATTATAGTTCACAAAATGAGTTAAATAAACACTATTATgagaaaattttcttttatatagggttaaagttttttttcttaatatctttgtgtaatttcttttttcgtAGTAATATGATattgtgaattatgagtgctcttttattgattctttaaaatttttacatcATACTTTGCTTtgctttactttttttatttatttatttttgttattctctcccacttttgcatttctctcgaattttattttttatttttaccaaattttattTGGTATAAGTTTTTACTATTATTAGCGGCATTTGGATTCTAAAAGCAGTTTTTCGTTCACTATGAGTTTCGGAAAGAAGTGGGACGTGGCCGTTTTGTGTACACTTACTCTGTTAAGTGCAAAAAAAGGACCTTCAAAGGGCATGAGGTTGATATAAAAAACAAAGGTCTCAgtgtttatttgtatttttattaataaagcTTTGGTTTTGATTGGTTCTCGAGTTTtatgtttttagagttttggTAAAGGTCTCAGTTTTTATTACatacaatttttttccttttacttAGTGGATTCTCAAAAGTTAATGGTGTACTAGAGTGTGTTGTAAATACTCTTCAACTCTGGTTTCACTAATTTCTTTCTCTcatattaatttgtttatttgataatttattgGATAAATCTTGCTCTCTTATATGATTTTCTTCGTTCAGCTAGAATTGCAGATTTATGGAGGAGACTGTGTCCTAGATGCACAATGAATTTACTAGCACTATTCTAAAAGGTATGGTCCTTTTTACCCATTCTCTTTGAATACTACATTATATATTGTGCCTTCTTATTTATTCTCCCCCAATTTTCTTGGGCATATctcaaaaatttcaattttgtttaaataatGAGTCTTTATTTATGGTCGTTATTTTGGCTCTGATAACCTCAACTATCTTTTGTAACTGCTATTATGTCATGCTTATAATTTTACTGTTTATAACCATCCTTTGCCTTGTgggttaaattttttgtttgttgctAATATAATCAAAGTTACTTAAGTTTATTATGATGCCAAAAGATAATCTGAGCTTCTCATTATATAGGTGttaaatgattaatttaaaattgccAGAAAACTTTATTAGTATTTCACTCAGGATATTAATCTGCTTTTAGAAATTGGATATTTGTTAGACTCTagagacttttaaatttttggattgttacaatttttttacCGATGAAGACATTGATGGTTCTCTATGTTATCAAGCTCTAAATGGGTTAAGAAATATGCTTATTTAAGGATCAATTTTATAAGCTGATCAAATATGCAGATTTTGTTGGTTTTCTTTTAGTTTCTATCAGAGGGAAGAAAAAATACACAAGATTTTGAGTTGGGGTTCTTTTTTTGTAccattactttatttttatcacTGATGTATAATTTTGTATTGTAACCAATATTTTAGAAAACATATCTCTTTTTTGCGATAAATAACATAATTCGGGGATCACTGCtatgcaaaaagaaaaagcgtataaatacATCTACTATAGCATGAACTGTTGAAAAATTGTTTCTACTTTGTTAGTTTGTCTTATACTGTAAAGTTCAAGTCATGTATTCATATTCATTTAGCTATCTTTTTGTGTCTAAAAATGGGATATAGATATGTGTTCTTTAATCTTATTAAAGAGCTTGGGACAACTTCATTAAAACTCTGTTGAGAAGGTAAAAACTTTGactattttgaaaagaaattttctGTATTTCTGTAACatcctaccatacagagtcttatgcttaagtcataatttagagatggcaaggtattacgatctctaaaataaaaatttagtacatatagtaatatgaatgattgattataactaggagcctttgtagaaaaaggagGTAAacaaaaaatcgcaactcgaaagcgcaacactccgatcgataacataacgaacaaggataaaccagcacgagattatatatatacaagggagtgtcaaaaacatgaatatcaagactcaaaatccggctgcgaagataaccggtccaagcatagcaatatatacatatgataaaataagaaaaaccccaaaggagacccaaagggacacaaatacagaaacctattctccaaaatctcccataagaggagtcatcacagtttgtattatataatggagataaaagtatctaagcaaaacatataaaccaaaacagagtcccgagaataaaggatcttcgctaaacTAGAAGTCTCCAGTATGCCTCAGCGAgaagcctcacgtcctgcatctgaaaaccacaaaatccgcatgggtgagaactagaggttcccagcatggtaacagcttccacatatataatacataataatagagaaaagccgaaggcaatcctagaacttcctccagataattcaaagcttataaacaagctaaaccataaagggcatctgactaaagattcttcagtctaactaatacttccctttccaattccttcagacctcccaaccaccagcaagagtacaatgtagcaaacacagttatatcaaacaagagatatacaaataggaacagataagacatttagacaattagcaagtaatatgcagtcaaataggcaatctcaaacaattcatatagtatgaatatgatgaatgcctgtccctagtggctgatgatatcatctgtcggttatagagccaacccgacaagtcctggtagctaaccattggactgtctctctgtcgcgcatccccaactcgagttatactcatcataaacttgatcataatcatgatctatatccatcactttcactggtgaatatttacgggggcgagctcatccgggactttcacagtgcccggccacccttacgacatagggtcaaaagagcttcgagtctcaacctggagcacgtggtggctagccactgcttccttccagggaaactctcatctcaaacagtggaagtgcaacattcactattcattcaacagcatatatgcatttatacttagccataatcatggctccgccataacacggcaataatctagccatccggctcacggttaaatccataaccagtcatctcattaacaattacggcctttcggcccatggcataacaagcatttccaccgccatcctccgcatctcacataatcatctttgatcctcattgatcattcatttttcccttgattcactcgcaagttaccacattctctagctccttttctcattgctaggcatatcataatgatttaagacttAAGTGGTGAGattggaggcttagaagtatgagatttggcttttaaaactcaaaaatcaactttgggatgaaaacagggtctcgcgtacgcgcactccacgcgcacgcgtggatggccataaAACttatcgacgcgtatgcgtcatgcacgctaacgcgtggattgaaaaataaccaagcgacgcgcacgcgtcagccatgcgtacgcgtgggtgctctcgtgccccaggcacaaatctggcacagttctcgcacaactctctggaaagtagctgggcattgggtgcagcacatcggcgcgcccgcgcacaccacgcgcacacgtggatggcattttctgaaagaacggcgcgtacgcgccaagtgcgcctacgcgcgaggggtcattctgctaaaaattttctaagttaaaaactgcagaatttacatattcaacccccaatcttccgacggacataacctcctcattttaaatcgtttttcacccgttcttcgaacggcatggacatcccggatccaatttcatttctaaatagatttggcacaaaatcgagattcgtagtccaagttatgtcccatcaaagtatgcccaaaaaccatgtttttcatacaaaaccacaaagtgccattttcaaaacaagccattttcaactcttttcaaaatcaatcaaaacatgccaatttcatcccttttctttgaaatcaatcaaaatatatcaaattcaacatcaagcctcatcaactcacacattgacactttaccacaattcaccAAAATCACtgtcccatcattttaacctacttcacccaagtggctcaaactcaaacacattgacatatcatatactcttcctcatgccaattttcaacaacaccaattctaTTAAATCATCATGGTAcaaaatcaatatcatactcactatcaacATGGTTctacccacaattcaaccacaatcaatcatcaagcatatatcacaatatgcatatttctcatacatcataccatcaaggcatcaataatcatcatcacatatatgaccacatcatatatctcaatcattcaatgcctatcttagggcctctagcctaagtatttcctaccacattacgtATTAGATAtgagaaaccgaaaccataccttagctgaTTTTCCAAGCTCACCCGGAGCACtttcaaaccacttttcctcaagctctcaaggcctcaacacctccaagaacagatttttcaccaccaaattccttttcaagctttttaatattaccaatcaagctccaatattcacatatacacaacctaagccacaaccatcatacccatacacatctcaatacccaaacatcatagaacaacaattTACACTAgcgttgagaatcttaccacacccaaggtccaaagagacaagattaaccttctccttcaagagagttgggtcctataacatcaaagaaaccaaaatctcaacatttttgctcatgaaactcgaaatcaaAGCTGGAAATTCAAAGAGCAAaatgtggcttacctcaagattaattgtatgggttttgtagagctctccgcgatGAATGCGTGGTCACAAATGGTGcgacaatcggagctctagatcaaaagttatggtggtttgaagatcaagtgagggagagaacttgagagaatGTTCTTCCCTCTATGGCCTCCATTtcagcgtgtgtgtgtgtgtatcaaatgaggagagagagtgctgaaaactagggttttggtttaatttaattgggccaagggcccactttggatCCGGTTGGcacggtttggcccgttcggtctaatctcggtccgaattctataaaattagtaccaaaattctcgtctcaatcttctctatcatattaagccataaaaatcacatttttgactttttagaataaattctcatttataggttaattagccattaattaaccgggtcttaCAATTTCTATATGATTTTTCACAATATGCA harbors:
- the LOC127742828 gene encoding uncharacterized protein LOC127742828 — its product is MTGNEGGSWSHSTEKRTCGMEESFSATVDSSGSSLVEVSKKRKKKFMTPTCNCGTYIILFESHTLENPNRFFFCVYTSSTEKEDAVEAADLSEILNPTELSGLFVGEHSFDDGDGGYQPGKCSSDTLLANDISNQTFCIGKKGADPKMLHPALDWTCGLGKVECSAIRQGQPCDEPDNVIAYSTYAFDSYYHKKGKTPDSCDFNGVTTISTTDPSLVLYAFFSLI